Proteins encoded within one genomic window of Methanosarcina barkeri str. Wiesmoor:
- a CDS encoding winged helix-turn-helix domain-containing protein, translating into METELETMLFTGESRKAPVPQTYLHIQINILMITMTPEEAAKRKEEWLERMKREGKLTRNPTEDHKFGLKVLQNTVRRKILISLGSEKKSFEEIKEKFNLNDHMANFHLNMLEDALYIEKIEEEGKVFYVPTPRGEGYVENVELKK; encoded by the coding sequence ATGGAAACGGAATTGGAAACCATGTTATTTACAGGTGAATCCAGGAAGGCACCAGTTCCGCAAACTTATTTACATATTCAAATCAATATATTAATGATCACCATGACTCCCGAGGAAGCTGCAAAAAGAAAAGAAGAATGGCTCGAACGAATGAAACGTGAAGGTAAACTGACGAGAAACCCGACCGAAGATCATAAATTTGGACTCAAGGTTCTTCAGAATACCGTGAGAAGAAAAATCCTGATCTCGCTTGGAAGTGAGAAAAAATCTTTTGAGGAAATAAAAGAAAAATTCAACCTGAACGACCACATGGCAAATTTCCACCTCAACATGCTGGAAGATGCACTTTACATCGAAAAAATAGAAGAGGAAGGAAAAGTATTTTATGTCCCAACCCCCAGGGGAGAAGGATATGTGGAAAACGTGGAGTTGAAGAAGTAA
- a CDS encoding ATP-dependent DNA ligase — protein MERKEIKDSAYLFLGSIGPAFENITLGIGDKLALKAIAGAYRVSEEEVKKRYSRTGDLGDVAFELNQGEEKSLAIDEVFGSLKEIKEASGKGSQEEKTGLLSSILQRASPKEGKYIVRIVLGKLRLGFGDQFLLEAFSIAFTGDKKYVVKIKESYSVCTDIGELAESLAEQGPKALGHFSIKLGRPVRSMLAQRVKTFEELEERIPGKKAAEEKYDGERVQIHKNGEEIKAFSRRLEDITAQYPDVIEAVRKGILAKKIVLDGEIIAYVEGGKANDSTGEFYSFQRLMKRRRKYEVQKYTEICPVAVFFFDILYLEGNSLLKKPYPERRAILEEHVKESEILHLARRIVTDNLEEIEDFFNEALEKRLEGIIIKSMGRNSAYEAGKRSWFWLKWKEEYASGMRETFDLAIIGKYYGRGKRKGSFGALLCAILNGEEQRFETFTKVGTGFTEADAKEIDSLLSEHIISEVPKNVLIKSRMLPDIFVEPSLVIEVLGSEITESPSHTAGQGEGDTGLALRFPRFLRIRHDKGPYDITTLTEVRNLKEGKSI, from the coding sequence TTGGAAAGAAAGGAAATAAAGGACAGTGCATACCTTTTTCTCGGGAGCATAGGACCTGCCTTTGAGAATATAACACTGGGAATAGGAGATAAGCTCGCTTTAAAAGCTATTGCCGGAGCATACAGAGTTTCCGAAGAGGAGGTTAAAAAAAGATATTCAAGGACAGGGGACCTTGGGGATGTGGCGTTTGAGTTAAACCAAGGAGAAGAAAAGTCTCTGGCAATCGATGAAGTGTTTGGGAGCCTAAAAGAGATAAAAGAAGCCTCAGGAAAAGGAAGTCAGGAGGAAAAAACCGGGCTGCTTTCCAGCATCCTGCAGCGAGCTAGCCCCAAAGAAGGAAAATATATAGTCAGGATTGTACTTGGGAAACTTAGGCTTGGTTTTGGGGACCAGTTTCTACTTGAAGCATTTTCTATTGCTTTTACAGGAGACAAAAAATATGTCGTCAAGATCAAAGAAAGCTACAGCGTCTGTACCGACATCGGAGAGCTTGCAGAATCCCTTGCAGAACAAGGTCCAAAAGCTCTTGGGCACTTTTCCATAAAACTCGGCCGGCCTGTCAGGTCAATGCTTGCGCAGCGCGTGAAAACTTTTGAAGAGCTTGAAGAAAGAATCCCCGGAAAAAAAGCAGCAGAAGAAAAATATGATGGGGAGAGAGTGCAGATCCATAAAAACGGAGAAGAGATCAAAGCTTTTTCTCGAAGGCTTGAAGATATAACTGCCCAGTATCCCGATGTTATAGAAGCAGTCAGGAAAGGCATTCTTGCGAAGAAAATCGTGCTTGATGGGGAAATTATTGCATACGTTGAAGGCGGGAAAGCAAACGATTCAACTGGAGAATTTTATTCATTCCAGAGACTAATGAAGAGGCGCAGAAAGTATGAGGTCCAAAAATATACTGAAATTTGCCCTGTTGCCGTATTCTTTTTTGATATTCTGTACCTGGAAGGAAATTCGCTCCTGAAGAAACCTTACCCGGAAAGACGGGCTATCCTTGAGGAACATGTAAAGGAATCAGAAATTCTTCACCTTGCTAGAAGAATTGTTACGGATAATCTTGAAGAGATCGAGGACTTTTTCAACGAGGCTCTGGAAAAGAGGCTTGAAGGAATTATAATCAAATCCATGGGTCGGAACTCAGCTTACGAAGCCGGAAAAAGGAGCTGGTTCTGGCTCAAATGGAAAGAAGAATATGCCAGCGGGATGAGGGAGACCTTTGACCTTGCAATTATAGGGAAATATTACGGGCGAGGAAAAAGAAAAGGTTCATTTGGAGCACTCCTCTGTGCAATTCTTAATGGAGAGGAACAGCGTTTTGAAACTTTTACAAAAGTCGGGACCGGGTTCACAGAAGCGGACGCTAAAGAAATCGACAGCCTGCTTTCAGAGCATATTATTTCTGAAGTCCCTAAAAATGTACTCATAAAAAGTAGAATGCTTCCGGATATCTTTGTAGAGCCTTCTCTGGTTATTGAAGTCCTTGGTTCGGAGATTACTGAAAGCCCGAGTCACACTGCCGGACAGGGAGAAGGAGATACCGGGCTTGCTCTGCGTTTTCCTCGCTTTTTACGCATAAGGCATGATAAAGGACCTTATGATATTACTACACTTACAGAAGTCAGGAATTTAAAGGAAGGCAAAAGCATTTGA
- a CDS encoding DNA-directed RNA polymerase subunit L, which yields MELNILSKTDNELEVKLKGETHTLLNILKDLLIKDQRVEIAFYDMKYVSISDPILYIKTDGTNPIEVLKDAASQIISQCDEFTDVFSKAVNA from the coding sequence ATGGAACTGAACATTCTCTCCAAAACAGACAATGAGCTTGAAGTCAAGCTCAAAGGCGAGACACATACCCTTCTAAATATACTTAAGGATCTTCTGATTAAAGACCAAAGGGTTGAGATTGCCTTCTATGATATGAAGTACGTAAGTATCAGTGACCCTATCCTTTACATCAAAACCGATGGTACAAACCCTATTGAGGTCTTAAAGGACGCTGCTTCGCAAATAATATCTCAGTGCGACGAATTTACTGATGTTTTTAGCAAGGCAGTAAACGCCTGA
- a CDS encoding METTL5 family protein — MKQRKLEILLEELEDFSSPELELEQYQTPPLLAAEILHFAYMQGDLDDSVQDLGCGTGILAIGAKLLGARKVVGYDTDSKALDTARINARKLEVEIEFVLSDIADIKERVKTTVMNPPFGARVKGRDRPFLSSALRTSEVIYSIHNRGSLAFIQKFIKPAIITHTYVAKFPIKRTFDFHKKEREVIEVEIYRIKVPG, encoded by the coding sequence ATGAAACAGAGAAAACTTGAGATACTCCTGGAAGAGTTGGAAGACTTTTCCAGTCCTGAACTTGAACTGGAGCAGTACCAGACACCTCCTCTTTTAGCTGCGGAAATTCTTCACTTTGCTTACATGCAAGGAGATCTTGATGATTCGGTGCAGGATTTGGGCTGCGGTACTGGTATCCTTGCAATTGGGGCAAAGCTTCTGGGAGCCAGAAAGGTTGTAGGTTATGATACGGATTCAAAAGCACTTGATACTGCAAGAATAAATGCCCGAAAACTTGAAGTAGAAATCGAGTTCGTATTATCAGATATCGCTGACATTAAAGAACGTGTAAAAACCACGGTTATGAATCCTCCTTTCGGGGCAAGAGTGAAAGGTAGGGACAGGCCTTTTCTTTCGTCAGCATTAAGGACAAGTGAAGTGATATATTCAATTCACAACCGTGGAAGCCTTGCTTTTATCCAAAAGTTCATTAAGCCTGCAATCATTACACACACCTACGTTGCGAAATTCCCTATAAAACGAACCTTTGATTTCCATAAAAAAGAACGAGAGGTTATTGAAGTAGAGATCTACAGGATTAAGGTCCCCGGATAA
- the hpt gene encoding hypoxanthine/guanine phosphoribosyltransferase: MLEKLKTSLINSPVIKRGEYNYFIHPISDGVPSIDPHMVEEIAEYILQITDIKKVDTILTIEAMGIPVANALSLKTGIPLTIVRKRPYFLEGEVELSQRTGYSKGALYINGLKKGDRVIIVDDVISTGGTLIALVKALKTIGVEIQDVISVIGRGTGYLQLKELGVEPKILVTIDVSEKGVEIKNVFGNE, translated from the coding sequence ATGCTTGAAAAACTTAAAACCTCACTCATTAATTCTCCTGTGATCAAGCGAGGAGAATATAACTACTTTATCCATCCGATATCTGATGGTGTACCGTCCATAGACCCCCATATGGTTGAAGAGATCGCCGAATATATTCTTCAGATTACCGACATCAAAAAAGTTGATACTATTCTTACTATAGAGGCAATGGGTATTCCTGTAGCAAATGCCCTTTCTCTGAAAACGGGAATTCCTTTGACCATTGTTCGAAAGCGGCCTTATTTTCTTGAAGGAGAAGTGGAACTTTCTCAGAGAACAGGGTACTCGAAAGGAGCTCTTTATATAAACGGGCTCAAGAAAGGGGACAGAGTAATCATTGTAGACGACGTCATTAGTACTGGCGGAACGCTGATAGCACTCGTAAAAGCCCTGAAAACTATAGGTGTAGAGATTCAGGATGTAATTTCAGTTATCGGTCGAGGAACAGGTTATTTGCAATTAAAGGAGCTCGGGGTTGAGCCCAAAATTCTCGTTACTATCGACGTGAGCGAGAAAGGTGTGGAGATCAAGAATGTCTTTGGGAACGAGTGA
- the dph2 gene encoding diphthamide biosynthesis enzyme Dph2, with amino-acid sequence MSLGTSDAFDLKSDYIISIINKLGAKIVGFQFPEGLKRKGPKLAKKVEDATGAEIIISGDPCFGACDLDKTLLEQVDILFHFGHAELEDTKFSEKVYFIETRSAVNIRPVVEKSVPELKGQVIGLITTVQHVHKLPEACAVLEANGKTCVIGKGDSRLAYPGQVLGCNFSTARGEVCDEYLYIGSGDFHPLGVALSTKKRVLAADPFSGEVREVDPSRILRQRSAVIAKSLDAEIFGIIVSSKNGQERMELAFSLKELAKKHGKEAHLILIDLVTPDQLLQFKVDAFVNTACPRLAIDEVGRFPSPMLTPQEFEIVLGEREWENLVLDEITEEPV; translated from the coding sequence ATGTCTTTGGGAACGAGTGACGCATTTGACTTAAAGTCTGACTACATTATCAGTATAATAAATAAACTGGGAGCAAAAATCGTAGGTTTCCAGTTCCCTGAAGGGCTCAAAAGAAAAGGTCCGAAGCTCGCAAAAAAAGTTGAAGACGCCACCGGGGCTGAGATTATCATCTCTGGAGACCCATGTTTTGGGGCGTGTGACCTGGATAAAACTTTGCTTGAGCAGGTTGATATTCTTTTCCACTTCGGGCATGCCGAGCTGGAGGATACGAAATTTTCCGAAAAAGTCTATTTCATAGAAACGCGTTCTGCAGTTAACATCCGGCCGGTTGTTGAAAAATCTGTCCCTGAACTTAAGGGGCAAGTTATAGGGCTGATTACTACTGTTCAGCATGTCCATAAGCTCCCTGAAGCCTGTGCTGTCCTGGAGGCAAATGGAAAGACCTGCGTAATCGGGAAAGGAGACTCCAGACTAGCATATCCGGGCCAGGTACTTGGCTGCAATTTTTCGACAGCAAGGGGTGAGGTATGTGATGAATATCTATATATTGGAAGTGGAGATTTCCATCCTTTAGGTGTAGCCCTTTCCACAAAAAAAAGGGTCCTTGCAGCCGATCCCTTTTCCGGGGAAGTTCGCGAGGTGGACCCTTCAAGAATTCTCCGCCAGCGGAGTGCAGTAATTGCAAAGTCACTGGATGCGGAGATTTTCGGGATAATCGTCTCGAGCAAAAACGGGCAGGAAAGAATGGAGCTGGCCTTTTCTTTGAAAGAGCTTGCGAAAAAGCACGGAAAAGAGGCACACCTTATCCTGATTGATCTTGTCACTCCAGATCAGCTTCTTCAATTCAAAGTGGACGCCTTCGTGAATACTGCCTGTCCGAGGCTTGCAATCGATGAAGTCGGGCGTTTTCCATCCCCCATGCTTACACCCCAGGAATTTGAGATCGTGCTTGGGGAACGAGAATGGGAAAATCTTGTGCTTGATGAGATCACCGAGGAACCGGTATAA
- the polX gene encoding DNA polymerase/3'-5' exonuclease PolX — protein sequence MKNREIAELFYEAADILEYQQVEWKPRAYRKAAQMIENLGEDIEKIYAREGKAGLTKIPGIGESIADHISEYLETNKVEKFEKLKEKAPSGTAELMEIRGLGAKKIKKLSDTLGVRTLSDLKNAIIAHRLKRLEGFGEKSEKNLARAIEQYEKSHARLALGKALPLADEVISALKAQCESRTSKIDLSKIIYTGSLRRLKETIGDIDILAEAEKEEALKVMDCFVSLPDVEQVILKGSTKSSVILREGTAIDLRVVPPESYGAALQYFTGSKEHNIELRNVAIKNGYKLSEYGLYLKESGKQIAGSSEAEIYERLGLAYIPPELRENRGEIKAAARNALPKLVEAGDLRGDLHMHTEYSEGKDSLKTMIEKAETLGYEYIAVTDHSRSQKIANGLEVEKLKAQWKEIDKLSKQFRIKILKGSEVDILKDGSLDYPAGILKELDVVVGAVHSGFAFPERRMTERIVTALENKYLDILAHPSGRLLGKREAYAVNFEKVFEVAAANGKVIEINSQPSRLDLNDDLILRAKTFGLKFCISTDSHTVSDLTSMRYGLGQARRGWLEKEDVVNTYPYSRLKQVFKKLNA from the coding sequence TTGAAAAATCGAGAAATTGCCGAGTTATTTTATGAGGCTGCTGACATTCTTGAATACCAGCAGGTTGAGTGGAAACCACGTGCTTATCGGAAAGCTGCTCAGATGATAGAAAACCTTGGGGAAGATATAGAAAAAATTTATGCCAGAGAAGGAAAAGCCGGGCTGACTAAAATTCCGGGCATCGGGGAGTCCATTGCCGATCACATTTCCGAGTATCTGGAAACAAACAAAGTGGAAAAATTTGAAAAGCTTAAAGAAAAAGCCCCTTCAGGCACCGCAGAACTGATGGAAATTCGAGGACTTGGGGCAAAGAAAATAAAAAAGCTTTCCGACACACTTGGTGTAAGGACACTTTCAGATCTTAAAAACGCGATCATTGCCCACAGGCTAAAGAGACTCGAAGGATTTGGAGAAAAAAGTGAAAAGAATCTGGCAAGGGCAATTGAGCAGTATGAGAAAAGCCATGCCCGGCTAGCTTTAGGAAAAGCACTTCCACTAGCAGACGAAGTTATATCTGCTTTAAAAGCCCAGTGTGAAAGCAGAACCTCTAAAATCGACCTCTCGAAAATAATATACACAGGTTCACTCCGCAGGTTGAAAGAGACAATCGGGGATATCGATATCCTGGCAGAAGCTGAAAAAGAAGAGGCTTTGAAAGTAATGGATTGTTTTGTCTCCCTTCCGGACGTTGAACAGGTGATCTTAAAAGGCAGCACAAAAAGCAGCGTAATTTTGAGAGAAGGGACAGCTATTGACCTGAGAGTAGTCCCGCCTGAAAGCTACGGAGCCGCTCTTCAGTATTTTACGGGCTCAAAGGAGCACAATATAGAACTTAGAAATGTTGCCATCAAAAACGGTTACAAACTTTCTGAATACGGGCTGTATTTAAAAGAATCCGGAAAACAAATTGCAGGCAGCAGCGAAGCAGAGATTTATGAAAGACTTGGTCTTGCCTATATCCCACCCGAACTTCGTGAAAACCGGGGAGAAATTAAAGCCGCTGCAAGAAATGCCTTGCCCAAGCTGGTAGAAGCAGGTGATCTCAGGGGAGATCTCCATATGCATACCGAATACAGTGAAGGAAAAGACAGCCTTAAAACAATGATTGAAAAAGCAGAAACTCTTGGTTATGAGTATATCGCAGTAACCGATCATTCCCGTTCCCAAAAGATTGCAAACGGCCTGGAAGTCGAGAAATTAAAAGCCCAATGGAAAGAAATTGACAAACTCTCAAAACAATTCCGGATAAAAATCCTCAAAGGATCTGAGGTTGATATCCTGAAAGATGGAAGCTTAGACTATCCTGCTGGGATTCTCAAAGAACTCGATGTTGTGGTAGGAGCTGTACATTCCGGTTTTGCATTCCCTGAAAGGAGAATGACTGAAAGAATTGTCACGGCTCTGGAGAACAAATACCTCGATATCCTTGCACATCCCTCAGGCAGGCTGCTTGGGAAAAGAGAGGCTTATGCCGTTAATTTTGAAAAGGTCTTTGAAGTTGCCGCTGCAAATGGAAAAGTAATTGAGATCAACAGCCAACCTTCAAGGCTTGACCTTAATGACGATCTTATCCTGCGTGCAAAGACTTTTGGCCTAAAGTTCTGTATATCTACAGACAGCCATACCGTTTCCGACCTAACGTCCATGCGGTACGGTCTCGGACAGGCGCGTCGAGGCTGGTTGGAAAAAGAAGACGTTGTAAACACCTACCCCTACTCCAGGCTTAAACAAGTTTTCAAAAAACTCAATGCATGA
- a CDS encoding exosome complex RNA-binding protein Csl4 codes for MTGPSEGKSVAENVTQITSESRDQYKGQSRDQFKTQPRGQVKNQPREQSREYKSQSRDHFRGRPRDQLKGQSRSQSKDQFRGDQGKKRRFPYQKKGSRERSNMPESKAPQEAKTPEEELEKGGFVLPGELVGTTEEFKPGEGTTVSAGDIYSTATGTVIIDRKARVVSVRPRTLTPNILKVGDIVYGKITDVRESGAMVEVAGIEGKEDREIVNVRLGDIHVSNVRDSYVKRLSDEFRHFDIVRARVLDTERMRLTTAEDSLGVVKAYCSNCKGELVLEGKKLKCPVCNMTETRKISTEYGKGIK; via the coding sequence TTGACTGGCCCGAGCGAAGGAAAATCGGTTGCCGAAAATGTAACTCAAATTACTTCCGAAAGCAGAGATCAGTACAAAGGCCAGTCGAGAGATCAGTTTAAGACCCAGCCCAGGGGACAGGTTAAAAATCAACCAAGAGAGCAGTCCAGAGAATATAAGAGCCAATCAAGAGATCACTTCAGGGGGCGTCCCAGAGATCAGTTAAAAGGTCAGTCCAGGTCTCAGTCAAAGGACCAGTTCAGGGGAGACCAGGGCAAGAAAAGAAGATTCCCTTACCAGAAAAAAGGCTCCAGGGAAAGATCGAATATGCCTGAATCAAAAGCTCCCCAAGAGGCTAAGACTCCGGAAGAAGAGCTTGAAAAAGGAGGTTTTGTGCTTCCTGGAGAGCTTGTGGGAACGACTGAAGAGTTCAAGCCTGGGGAAGGAACAACTGTGTCTGCCGGAGATATTTACTCTACAGCTACCGGTACCGTAATTATTGACAGGAAAGCAAGAGTAGTCTCGGTCAGGCCACGCACGCTCACTCCGAATATTCTTAAAGTAGGGGATATTGTCTATGGAAAGATAACTGATGTGCGCGAATCCGGGGCAATGGTGGAAGTTGCAGGAATTGAAGGCAAAGAAGACAGGGAAATTGTCAATGTGCGTTTGGGAGACATCCATGTGTCGAATGTGCGTGACTCTTACGTTAAGAGACTTTCAGATGAGTTCAGACACTTTGATATTGTCAGGGCCAGGGTTCTCGACACTGAAAGAATGCGTCTTACAACAGCTGAAGATTCCCTCGGAGTTGTAAAAGCCTACTGTTCAAACTGCAAAGGAGAACTCGTGCTTGAAGGGAAAAAGCTTAAATGCCCTGTCTGCAATATGACCGAAACTCGCAAAATCTCAACCGAGTACGGGAAAGGAATAAAATAA
- the lysA gene encoding diaminopimelate decarboxylase — MVSKDLPFTKEKIQEIIKKYPTPFHIYDEKAILENAEKMKAVFREVPGFKEFFAVKALPNPFILKILREKGFGADCSSLPELILAEKAGITGEDIMFSSNDTPAEEFLKAKELGAYINLDDISHIDYLEKYAGLPDIVCFRYNPGPLKEGNAIIGRPEEAKYGFTRDQLFEGYRILRDRGVKRFGMHTMVASNELKADYFVETARILFELIVEISKELNIKFEFVNLGGGIGIPYRPEEEPVSFEAVAKGVKEAYEATITASGLYPLKVFLECGRVITGPYGYLITQVRHLKHTYKDYVGMDSCMANLMRPGIYGAYHHITVLGKENEAPVHKYDVTGSLCENNDKFAIDRHLPEIEIGDILAIHDTGAHGHSMGFNYNGKLRSAELLLRKDGSVVQIRRAETIEDYFATLDFEALKDFK; from the coding sequence ATGGTTTCAAAGGACCTTCCCTTCACCAAAGAGAAAATTCAGGAAATAATAAAAAAGTATCCCACGCCGTTTCATATATACGATGAGAAAGCCATTCTGGAAAATGCGGAGAAAATGAAAGCAGTTTTCAGGGAGGTTCCGGGTTTTAAAGAATTTTTTGCTGTGAAAGCCCTTCCAAACCCCTTTATTCTTAAAATCCTGAGAGAAAAGGGCTTTGGTGCGGATTGCAGTTCTTTACCGGAGTTAATTCTTGCTGAAAAAGCAGGAATTACCGGAGAAGACATAATGTTTAGCTCAAACGATACTCCTGCTGAAGAGTTCTTAAAGGCAAAAGAGCTTGGAGCATACATAAATCTTGATGACATAAGCCATATTGACTACCTTGAGAAATATGCCGGACTTCCTGATATTGTCTGTTTCAGGTACAATCCTGGCCCTCTTAAAGAGGGAAATGCCATTATAGGAAGGCCTGAAGAAGCAAAGTACGGCTTTACGAGAGACCAGCTTTTTGAAGGCTACCGCATACTCAGGGATAGAGGAGTAAAGCGTTTCGGAATGCACACGATGGTGGCCTCGAATGAACTAAAAGCTGATTACTTTGTGGAAACCGCAAGAATTCTCTTCGAACTTATAGTTGAAATCTCAAAAGAACTCAACATAAAGTTCGAATTTGTGAACCTCGGCGGAGGCATAGGCATCCCCTATAGGCCTGAAGAAGAACCTGTTTCCTTCGAAGCCGTGGCAAAAGGTGTCAAAGAAGCTTACGAAGCCACAATCACAGCTAGCGGGCTTTATCCACTTAAAGTGTTTCTGGAATGCGGCCGTGTAATTACAGGCCCCTATGGTTACCTGATTACCCAGGTTCGGCACCTCAAACACACCTACAAAGACTATGTAGGAATGGACTCCTGTATGGCCAACTTGATGCGGCCTGGCATTTACGGAGCCTATCACCATATAACAGTGCTCGGAAAGGAAAATGAGGCTCCTGTCCATAAGTATGATGTCACCGGCTCCCTATGCGAAAATAATGACAAATTCGCAATCGACAGGCATCTTCCAGAAATTGAGATAGGAGATATCCTTGCAATCCACGACACAGGTGCTCACGGTCACTCTATGGGTTTCAATTACAACGGAAAACTCCGTTCTGCCGAACTCCTTCTCAGAAAAGACGGAAGCGTTGTGCAGATCAGGAGAGCCGAGACTATTGAAGATTACTTTGCAACCCTGGATTTCGAAGCCCTGAAAGATTTCAAGTAA
- the pscS gene encoding O-phospho-L-seryl-tRNA:Cys-tRNA synthase, whose translation MKLDDSSLQKFGFIKRDTLGSINIDPLQTGGRLTEAAKQALVEWGDGYSVCDFCGGILDQIKKPPIYDFVHKALPEFLDCDEARVTNGARESKFAVMHSIGKPGDWIVLDGLAHYSSYVAAERAGLNIKTVPHSGSPDYYLDPEGYATAIEEVTKESGKPPALALVTYPDGSYGNLPDARKIASVCHEYDVPLLLNGAYAVGRMPVSAKEIGADFIAGSGHKSMAASGPVGVLGVSEEYAPIVFRKSKYNKVKEVELLGCTARGATVMTLIASFPDVVKRVRNWDQEVENARWFSARFEEMGFIQRGQKPHSHDLMFFEAPRFYEISEKVKKGRYFLYKDLKARNIHGIKSGLTKYFKLSTFGLGKEKLGIVADSFEEILKKYEDV comes from the coding sequence ATGAAACTTGACGACTCATCCCTTCAGAAGTTTGGTTTTATAAAAAGAGATACCCTTGGCAGTATAAATATCGACCCTCTTCAGACAGGTGGGCGTTTGACCGAGGCTGCAAAACAGGCTCTTGTAGAGTGGGGAGACGGGTATTCTGTATGTGATTTCTGTGGAGGGATTCTGGATCAGATAAAAAAGCCTCCAATTTATGATTTCGTACATAAGGCCCTTCCCGAGTTTCTTGACTGTGATGAGGCAAGAGTCACAAATGGGGCACGGGAATCCAAGTTTGCTGTCATGCATTCTATTGGAAAGCCAGGTGACTGGATTGTGCTCGATGGGCTTGCTCATTACTCTTCCTACGTTGCAGCCGAAAGAGCAGGTCTTAATATCAAAACTGTACCTCATTCAGGCAGCCCCGATTATTACCTTGACCCTGAAGGGTATGCCACGGCAATCGAAGAGGTTACAAAGGAAAGTGGAAAACCGCCTGCTCTTGCACTTGTAACTTATCCGGACGGGAGTTATGGAAACCTGCCCGATGCAAGAAAGATAGCGTCTGTCTGCCATGAATACGATGTTCCTCTTCTTCTAAATGGCGCATATGCCGTTGGAAGGATGCCGGTTTCTGCAAAAGAAATCGGTGCCGACTTTATTGCAGGCAGCGGGCATAAATCGATGGCTGCATCAGGGCCTGTCGGAGTGCTTGGGGTAAGTGAAGAGTACGCTCCTATCGTGTTCAGAAAATCCAAATATAACAAGGTAAAAGAAGTTGAGCTTCTAGGATGCACGGCAAGGGGCGCTACGGTTATGACTCTTATTGCATCTTTCCCGGATGTGGTAAAGCGTGTTAGAAACTGGGACCAGGAGGTCGAAAATGCCCGCTGGTTCTCGGCAAGGTTTGAGGAAATGGGCTTTATCCAGCGCGGGCAGAAACCCCATTCTCATGATCTTATGTTCTTTGAAGCTCCCCGCTTCTATGAAATCTCCGAGAAAGTCAAGAAAGGAAGATACTTCCTCTACAAGGATCTCAAAGCACGCAATATTCACGGCATCAAGTCCGGGCTCACCAAATATTTCAAACTCAGTACTTTCGGGCTCGGGAAGGAAAAGCTCGGTATTGTTGCGGACTCCTTTGAAGAGATCCTGAAGAAGTACGAGGATGTTTAA